The Campylobacter concisus sequence AAAATTTTACGTATTATTATACTAAATTTAGCCGTTTTTGCTCTCTACTATCTTTTTTATAAGCTCCATATCGCCGTTCATTGCTAAACTCATGAAGCAAATGCCGTTTGCGCCAGCTTTTATAGCCTCTTTGTAGTTCCCGCTATCTAGTCCGCCAAGTGCGTAAATTTCTTTATCAAAGCTTTTTAGCTCGCTTATAAAATTTAGCCCTTTTGGCTCCAAACCCGCCTTGCAAGAGGTGGCAAATATATGAGAAGCAACGAGCACGTCAGCGATAGAGGCTGAAATTTTAGCCTGCTCTAGGTCGTGAGCTGGGGCGTAAATTTTGGCTATTTTTCTAAATTCATCTAAAAAAACGCCGTGATTTTTAAAAAATTCAAGCTGCGCCGAAGTGAGCCAAAAGTCGCTCTTTAGCTTGCAAGCTACGTCAAAAAATTGATTAATGATAAATTTCTTGCGGTAGTTTTCACAAATTTGAGCCACAACCCTAGCAAGATCATAAAAATCAGCCTCGTTTAGCCCCTTTGCACGAAGTAAAATTTCATCCACGCCAGCCTTGCAAAGTAGCTGGATTCTCTTTAAAAAGTCATCACCATTATAGCTTTCAAAGTCGGCAATGCAGAGAATTTTAAACATAGACATACTCGCTCATTAATGGCTCTAGGCCGTTTGCTTTTAGCATAGCCTTGATCTCGTTCACGCTTCTGTCGTCGCTTATCTCAAACTGCTCGTCGCCCTTTTTCTCTTCGCCGTGAGCGCCGATGCTTACTTTTACGCCAGCACTTATCTTGTTTGCAGCGATCTTTACGGCGTTGTCGCGAAATTTTGCCTTTTCTCTGGTTGAAATGGTTATGCTGGCTGTTGGCATGAAAATCCTATAAGCGCAGATCACTTGTAAAAGCTCGCGCTCACCCACGTCACGTGGATTGATGCGGTCATTATTTATGATAGGACGAAGCCTTGGGCATGAAAATGCGATCTCGGCGTGCGGATACTTCTTTTGAACTAAGCTTGCGTGAAGTGCGGTCGCAAAGGCATCAAGCCTAAAGTCATCTATGCCAAGAAGTGCCGCAAAGCCAACCCCTCTCATGCCTCCAAGAAGTGCTCGCTCTTGCGCATTTATGCGGTATGGGAAGATCCTTTTATTGCCGCCAAGGTGGATTTTTTCGTATTTTGTAGGATTGTAGGTCTCTTGAAAGACGGTCACGTAGTCTGCGCCGCTTTTGTGAAGCAGAGCGTAGCCGTCAGAATTTAGTGGATAAATTTCAACCCCAACGACTTTAAAAAATTTCTTTGCCAAAGCGCAGGCATTTGCGATATAGGCTACACTTGAGTTGGTCTCGCTCTCGCCAGTTAGGATCAAAATTTCTTCTAAGCCGCTCTTTGAAATTTCTCTTAGCTCCCTTGTGATCTCCTCGTCGCTTAGCTTTGCCCTTTTTATGTTATTTTTAGCATTAAAACCGCAATAAACGCAGAGATTATCGCAGTAGTTTGCTATGTAAAGAGGAGTAAAAAGCGTGATGTTTGAGCCAAAATTTGCCCTTGTCTTTGCTTGAGCTAGCTGGGCGATTGGCTCTAAAAATGGCGCCGCTGCAGGCGAGAGTAGGGCTTTTAGATTTTCAAGCGAGCAGTGCTTTGCATTAAGAGCTGCCTTTACGTCTGCTTCGCTGTAAATTTCTGGCTTGTAGCTAGCACGCTCTTTTAAAATCTCATCCATAATGTCGCTGCCAACATCCTGCATGTGAGGTAGCAGCTGCATGTGATCAGTTCTTGTAAATTTCATCAGTCTAAAAATCCAGTGAGCGGAGATGAGGCATTTGCGCTTTTGCTCTTTGCGCCAAGGCCTGCTAGATAGGCGTTGCGACCAGCGATGATAGCCTCTTTGAAGGCTCTTGCCATGAGTGGGATATTTTTAGATGAGGCGATGGCTGTGTTTGTCATGATAGCAGCTGCTCCCATCTCCATCGCTTCGCACGCTTGTGATGGCCTACCGATGCCAGCATCTACGATGATTTGCGTATCAAGCTCGTTTATCAAAATCTCGATGATGTCTTTAAAAACTAGCCCCTGGTTTGAGCCAATGGGCGCAGCTAGAGGCATTATGCAGCTTGCCCCTGCGCTTAGCATCGCTCTTGCGGCATTTAGATCAGGGAACATATAAGGCATCGGCACAAAGCCGTCATTTGCCAAGGCTTCGCACGCTTTTATCGTCTCAGCGTTGTCTGGAAAGAGAAATTTAGAGTCAGTTATGATCTCTATCTTAACAAGCTCGCCGCACCCAAGCTCACGTGCGAGCTGAGCGATACGAACGGCCTCTTTGGCATTTCTAGCGCCACTTGTGTTTGGCAAAAGTGTCACACCTTTTGGGATAAAGTCGAGTATATTTCGCTCTTTGCTCTCGTTTATGCGCCTAAGAGCAAGGGTTAAAATTTGTGCGCCAGCTTCGTTTATGGCTGAGTCGATGAGCTCGTGCGAGTACTTGCCAGAGCCAAGGATGAAGCGGCTTTGAAACTCCTTGCTGCCAAGGATCAAATTATCACTTTGCACTTACGCCTCCAAGCCCATAAGTAGTCTAATGGCTAAATTTGCCTCGTGGTTTGCGCAGACTGCGACGCGCGGTGCCATGAGCCCTTGACCGATCTTCGCCTCATTTGTGAGGTCGCCGCAAAGATAGACATTTTTGGCAAATTTTATGGTTTTTATAAGATTTGAGCTAAAGTATCCTGCCATGCCAGAGGCGCCGATGATCTTTTTATCTTTTAGGCTTGCCCCAGCTTCGTTTAGTATCATCGCCTTGCCAGCGACGTTGTCAAAGGCTTCGCATAAAATTTCGCACTCGCCAAAGACGCTAGCCACGTTTTTTTCGTCTAAAAATATATCGTGAGTTTCGACCTCGACAAAGGGATTGACGTCATTTATCAGCTCTTTAAGCGCCTGCGTCTTTTTTAAGCCGATGTGGCGGACGAAATACTGCTGGCGGTTTAGATTGCTTGGCTCAACGACGTCAAAGTCGGCAAGCACTAGCTTTTTTACGCCAACTCTTGCAAGGCTTAGCGCGATATTTGAGCCAAGTCCGCCAAGTCCAGCCACGCCGATTACCGCTTTACTTAGGGCTAAATTTAGCTCAGGGCTGTTTCGTGAGGCGATCATCGCGCGTAAAACTTCACGCTCAGGCATCACGCCACGCCTTATAAATACGACGTTTGAGCCATCTTTTAGCTTGCTATCTTCTTTTATAGCAAAGCCATCAACGATAAAAATGTCAGGCTTTGTCGCGTTAAATTTCTCTAAAAATTTATAAATTTCACTCTCTTTATCGCCAAGAGCAAGCTCTTTTAGCTCGCTAAGGCTTTTTACTGGCACCTTAAATTTTGCGCCATTTAATACTATCTCTATCATTTTCTCCTCATCCACCGCCAACTAAAGTGACGATCTCATAAGCTTTGCCCTCGCTCATGAAGCTCTCACGCCAAAGCTTTTTTGGCAAAATTTCTCCGTCTCGCTCAAGGGCTATAAATTTAATCTCATAGCCATTTTGCGCTAAAAAATCATAAACGCTTATATCGTTTTCAAGCTCGAAAATTTTGCCATTTACACTAAATTTGATCATTAAATTTTATAGCTTTTTA is a genomic window containing:
- a CDS encoding thiamine phosphate synthase — encoded protein: MSMFKILCIADFESYNGDDFLKRIQLLCKAGVDEILLRAKGLNEADFYDLARVVAQICENYRKKFIINQFFDVACKLKSDFWLTSAQLEFFKNHGVFLDEFRKIAKIYAPAHDLEQAKISASIADVLVASHIFATSCKAGLEPKGLNFISELKSFDKEIYALGGLDSGNYKEAIKAGANGICFMSLAMNGDMELIKKIVESKNG
- a CDS encoding thiazole synthase produces the protein MQSDNLILGSKEFQSRFILGSGKYSHELIDSAINEAGAQILTLALRRINESKERNILDFIPKGVTLLPNTSGARNAKEAVRIAQLARELGCGELVKIEIITDSKFLFPDNAETIKACEALANDGFVPMPYMFPDLNAARAMLSAGASCIMPLAAPIGSNQGLVFKDIIEILINELDTQIIVDAGIGRPSQACEAMEMGAAAIMTNTAIASSKNIPLMARAFKEAIIAGRNAYLAGLGAKSKSANASSPLTGFLD
- the thiF gene encoding sulfur carrier protein ThiS adenylyltransferase ThiF, whose protein sequence is MIEIVLNGAKFKVPVKSLSELKELALGDKESEIYKFLEKFNATKPDIFIVDGFAIKEDSKLKDGSNVVFIRRGVMPEREVLRAMIASRNSPELNLALSKAVIGVAGLGGLGSNIALSLARVGVKKLVLADFDVVEPSNLNRQQYFVRHIGLKKTQALKELINDVNPFVEVETHDIFLDEKNVASVFGECEILCEAFDNVAGKAMILNEAGASLKDKKIIGASGMAGYFSSNLIKTIKFAKNVYLCGDLTNEAKIGQGLMAPRVAVCANHEANLAIRLLMGLEA
- the thiS gene encoding sulfur carrier protein ThiS encodes the protein MIKFSVNGKIFELENDISVYDFLAQNGYEIKFIALERDGEILPKKLWRESFMSEGKAYEIVTLVGGG
- the thiH gene encoding 2-iminoacetate synthase ThiH produces the protein MKFTRTDHMQLLPHMQDVGSDIMDEILKERASYKPEIYSEADVKAALNAKHCSLENLKALLSPAAAPFLEPIAQLAQAKTRANFGSNITLFTPLYIANYCDNLCVYCGFNAKNNIKRAKLSDEEITRELREISKSGLEEILILTGESETNSSVAYIANACALAKKFFKVVGVEIYPLNSDGYALLHKSGADYVTVFQETYNPTKYEKIHLGGNKRIFPYRINAQERALLGGMRGVGFAALLGIDDFRLDAFATALHASLVQKKYPHAEIAFSCPRLRPIINNDRINPRDVGERELLQVICAYRIFMPTASITISTREKAKFRDNAVKIAANKISAGVKVSIGAHGEEKKGDEQFEISDDRSVNEIKAMLKANGLEPLMSEYVYV